A portion of the Fusobacterium nucleatum genome contains these proteins:
- a CDS encoding TRAP transporter large permease subunit encodes MSIELILFLAMIAVFAIACFVFKLPVSLAMVLSSITGTLIAGEGIPIRHLVEGMFGYLDTILVIATAMIFMKVIQEIGTLNALSATIIKKFHKIPWLLLIFLMFVSMFPGMITGSSTASVLTAGSIVAPILLLIGIPVTETATIIALGGLCGMIAPPVNIPAMIIGGGIDMPYVGFTIPLLLLTIPVAIFSVLFLGLKYVKKIDYDKIKNEIDFSAMEQYGIKLYLPVILAIFLMIMDKVLPNIFGLGMPLIFIISAFVGLFCGKKINFFKVSKNAINESLPVMGILMGVGMFIQIITLTGVRGYIVVNSLSLPQSLVYIAMAITIPLFGAVSSFGASSVLGVPFLMVFLAKNQIITGSAISFIASLGDLMPPTALAGIFAAQIVGMKDYTPVLKKSIVPAIVIIIYSILMIIFSKELAAIIY; translated from the coding sequence ATGTCAATTGAATTAATATTATTTTTAGCTATGATAGCAGTATTTGCAATAGCTTGCTTCGTTTTTAAATTACCTGTAAGTTTAGCAATGGTTCTTTCATCAATAACAGGAACTTTAATAGCAGGTGAGGGTATTCCCATCAGACATTTAGTTGAAGGAATGTTTGGTTACTTAGATACTATATTAGTAATAGCAACAGCTATGATATTTATGAAAGTTATTCAAGAGATAGGAACTTTAAATGCACTTAGTGCTACAATTATAAAAAAATTTCATAAAATTCCATGGTTACTTCTTATTTTTTTAATGTTTGTTTCAATGTTTCCAGGGATGATAACTGGTTCTTCAACTGCTTCTGTTCTTACAGCAGGAAGTATAGTTGCTCCAATATTGTTACTGATTGGAATTCCTGTGACAGAAACTGCCACTATAATAGCTTTAGGTGGTTTATGTGGTATGATAGCTCCACCTGTAAATATTCCAGCTATGATAATTGGTGGTGGAATTGATATGCCTTATGTTGGTTTTACTATTCCATTACTTTTATTAACTATTCCAGTAGCTATTTTTTCAGTTTTATTTTTAGGATTAAAATATGTTAAAAAAATTGATTATGATAAAATTAAAAATGAAATAGATTTTTCAGCAATGGAGCAATATGGAATAAAACTTTATCTCCCTGTTATACTTGCAATTTTTCTTATGATTATGGATAAAGTTTTACCAAATATTTTTGGACTTGGGATGCCTTTAATATTTATTATAAGTGCTTTTGTGGGATTATTTTGTGGAAAGAAAATAAATTTTTTTAAAGTATCCAAAAATGCAATAAATGAAAGTCTTCCAGTTATGGGAATATTAATGGGCGTTGGAATGTTTATACAAATAATAACTCTCACTGGTGTAAGAGGTTATATTGTTGTAAATAGTTTAAGTCTCCCACAATCATTAGTTTATATAGCAATGGCAATAACAATTCCTTTATTTGGAGCAGTATCATCATTTGGTGCTTCTTCTGTCTTAGGAGTACCTTTCTTAATGGTCTTTTTAGCAAAGAATCAAATTATAACTGGTTCTGCAATATCATTTATAGCATCATTAGGTGATTTAATGCCTCCAACTGCATTAGCTGGAATATTTGCTGCTCAAATTGTTGGAATGAAAGATTATACCCCAGTTCTTAAAAAATCAATAGTTCCAGCTATTGTGATTATAATATATTCTATATTAATGATTATATTTTCAAAAGAATTAGCTGCAATTATATATTAA
- the pgsB gene encoding poly-gamma-glutamate synthase PgsB, whose protein sequence is MEIIVVILSLFYILYLFFEKINLDKNRKNLKYIIHINGIRGKSTVSRLIDAGLRAGGYKVFTKTTGTSPRIIDTNAKEFEINRQGKANIREQISVITWASKEKAEVLILECMAVKPELQYVCENKILKSDIVAITNVREDHLDEMGDSLDKIADSLSNTIPKKATFFTADKNYFNFFKNRCEDKNTRAFLSKNIKNEYWEIDFPNNIALAMDICKYLNVDEKIALEGMRTYHKDPGSLKVLTYLNKKNFRIFFVNTLAANDPDSTEIILDRVCIKTYWNNERYLLVNNRADRLSRLKQFVNFTIKFENRFDKILISGENKNLFYKYLLKNRIDKNRIIILSDEKYFENIEDDSLIFAVGNICRLGKKLVDYFEERGEIIDDK, encoded by the coding sequence ATGGAAATTATTGTTGTTATTTTATCTTTATTTTATATACTTTATCTTTTTTTTGAAAAAATAAATTTAGATAAAAATAGAAAAAATTTAAAATATATTATTCATATAAATGGAATCAGAGGAAAATCAACAGTTTCTCGTTTGATTGATGCTGGATTAAGAGCAGGAGGCTATAAAGTTTTTACTAAGACTACTGGAACTTCTCCAAGAATAATTGACACAAATGCCAAAGAATTTGAAATTAACAGACAAGGAAAGGCTAATATAAGAGAACAAATAAGTGTAATAACTTGGGCTAGTAAAGAGAAAGCAGAAGTTTTGATCTTAGAATGTATGGCAGTTAAACCCGAATTACAATATGTTTGTGAAAATAAAATATTAAAATCTGACATAGTAGCCATTACAAATGTAAGAGAGGATCATTTAGATGAAATGGGAGATAGTTTAGATAAAATTGCAGACTCTCTTTCAAATACAATTCCAAAAAAAGCTACTTTTTTCACAGCTGATAAAAATTATTTTAATTTCTTTAAAAATAGATGTGAAGATAAAAATACAAGAGCTTTTCTTAGTAAAAATATAAAAAATGAGTATTGGGAAATAGATTTTCCTAATAATATAGCTTTAGCAATGGATATTTGTAAATATTTGAATGTTGATGAAAAAATTGCTCTTGAAGGAATGAGAACTTATCATAAAGACCCAGGAAGTTTAAAAGTTTTGACTTATTTAAACAAGAAAAATTTTAGAATATTTTTTGTAAATACATTAGCTGCAAATGACCCTGATTCAACAGAAATCATTTTAGATAGAGTTTGTATAAAAACATATTGGAATAATGAAAGGTATTTGCTTGTTAATAATAGAGCTGATAGGTTAAGCAGGTTAAAACAATTTGTAAATTTCACAATTAAATTTGAAAATAGATTTGATAAAATCTTAATTTCTGGTGAAAATAAAAATCTTTTTTATAAATATTTATTAAAAAATAGAATAGATAAAAATAGGATAATAATTCTTTCAGATGAAAAGTATTTTGAAAATATAGAAGATGATTCTTTAATATTTGCTGTTGGAAATATTTGCAGACTTGGAAAAAAATTAGTTGATTATTTTGAAGAAAGAGGAGAGATTATAGATGATAAATGA
- the tsaE gene encoding tRNA (adenosine(37)-N6)-threonylcarbamoyltransferase complex ATPase subunit type 1 TsaE, whose protein sequence is MEKVLTFNQIDELAKKLANYVEENTVIALIGELGTGKTTFTKTFAKEFGVKENLKSPTFNYVLEYLSGRMPLYHFDVYRLCNSEEIYEIGYEDYINNGGVALIEWANIILEDLPKEYIRIEFKYTTKEDERLVDIRYIGNKEKEAKFNADFGN, encoded by the coding sequence ATGGAAAAAGTTTTAACTTTTAATCAAATAGATGAGCTTGCTAAAAAATTAGCAAACTATGTGGAAGAAAATACAGTTATTGCTTTAATAGGTGAATTGGGAACTGGAAAAACTACTTTTACTAAAACTTTTGCCAAAGAATTTGGAGTAAAGGAAAATTTAAAAAGTCCAACATTCAACTATGTTCTTGAATATTTATCAGGTAGAATGCCACTATACCACTTTGATGTATACAGACTATGTAATTCAGAAGAAATCTATGAAATAGGTTATGAAGATTATATAAATAATGGTGGAGTTGCACTTATAGAGTGGGCAAATATTATTTTAGAAGATTTACCAAAAGAATATATTAGAATTGAATTCAAATATACAACAAAAGAAGATGAAAGACTTGTAGATATTAGATATATAGGAAATAAGGAAAAGGAGGCAAAATTTAATGCTGATTTTGGGAATTGA
- the pgsW gene encoding poly-gamma-glutamate system protein — protein MKLIINKKYKDFFLLVLALIFLFINYYLKPKKIKIENRYYSEMVIAAQKDKLLQEEILKEKINRGLEIDKSLDKNEIGLIGLEWSGITTTLGDIEAKRTSTNPDFAALLVKLFKEAGLKKGDIVAANFSSSFPALNLAFISAADTLGLKAIIITSIGSSTYGGNIEDFIYLDMENYLYSKNLIENRTIAYSLGGAGDIGKEFDKDIIEKIKNRINGYGLKFFYEEEFDKNLENRYEFYKNESQNNIKAFINIGGNLLSLGENADIINNQKILLDESSPLKTGLVGKFLKDDIPVFYLLNIKSIALYYNLEHDPDKFSKIGTSSIYYDSSKNFWNYIIVVIFGLFILVHLIFFRLKKNKFIEISL, from the coding sequence ATGAAACTAATTATTAATAAAAAATATAAAGATTTCTTTTTACTTGTATTGGCACTGATATTTTTATTTATAAATTATTATTTAAAACCTAAAAAAATAAAAATAGAAAATAGATATTATTCTGAAATGGTAATTGCTGCACAAAAAGATAAATTATTGCAAGAAGAAATTTTGAAAGAAAAAATAAATAGAGGATTAGAAATAGATAAAAGCCTTGATAAAAATGAAATTGGACTTATAGGTTTGGAATGGAGTGGAATTACAACTACTCTTGGGGATATAGAAGCTAAAAGAACATCTACTAATCCAGATTTTGCAGCTTTATTAGTAAAATTATTTAAAGAAGCGGGATTAAAAAAGGGGGACATAGTTGCTGCCAACTTTTCTAGTTCTTTTCCAGCTCTTAATTTGGCTTTTATTTCAGCAGCTGATACTTTAGGATTAAAGGCTATTATAATAACTTCTATTGGTTCTTCAACCTATGGAGGGAATATAGAAGATTTTATATATTTGGATATGGAAAATTATTTATATTCTAAAAACTTAATAGAAAATAGAACTATTGCTTATTCTTTGGGTGGTGCTGGAGATATAGGAAAAGAATTTGATAAAGATATAATAGAAAAAATTAAAAATAGAATAAATGGTTATGGTTTAAAATTTTTCTATGAGGAAGAATTTGATAAAAATTTAGAAAATAGATATGAATTTTATAAAAATGAATCCCAAAATAATATTAAAGCCTTTATTAACATAGGTGGCAATTTATTATCATTAGGTGAAAATGCAGATATTATTAATAATCAAAAAATATTATTAGATGAATCAAGTCCATTAAAAACTGGTCTAGTTGGAAAGTTTTTAAAAGATGATATTCCTGTATTTTATTTACTTAATATAAAAAGTATTGCTCTTTATTATAATTTAGAACATGATCCAGATAAATTTTCTAAAATAGGGACATCATCTATATATTATGATTCTTCTAAAAATTTTTGGAATTATATAATTGTTGTAATTTTTGGTTTATTTATATTAGTTCATTTGATATTTTTTAGACTTAAAAAAAATAAATTTATAGAAATTTCTTTATAG
- the aroA gene encoding 3-phosphoshikimate 1-carboxyvinyltransferase, whose amino-acid sequence MNKKIIKADKLVGEVTPPPSKSVLHRYIIASSLAKGISKIENISYSDDIIATIEAMKKLGANIEKKDNYLLIDGSKTFDKEYLNNDSEIDCNESGSTLRFLFPLSIVKENKILFKGKGKLFKRPLSPYFENFDKYQIKCSSINENKILLDGELKSGVYEIDGNISSQFITGLLFSLPLLNGNSKIIIKGKLESSSYIDITLDCLNKFGINIINNSYKEFIIEGNQTYKSGNYQVEADYSQVAFFLVANSIGSNIKINGLNVNSLQGDKKIIDFISEIDNWTKNEKLILDGSETPDIIPILSLKACISKKEIEIVNIARLRIKESDRLSATVQELSKLGFDLIEKEDSILINSRKNFNEISNNSPISLSSHSDHRIAMTVAIASTCYEGEIILDNLDCVKKSYPNFWEVFLSLGGKIYEYLG is encoded by the coding sequence ATGAATAAAAAAATTATAAAAGCTGATAAATTAGTTGGTGAAGTTACTCCTCCACCATCAAAAAGTGTATTACATAGATATATTATTGCCAGTTCTTTGGCAAAAGGCATATCTAAAATAGAAAATATTTCTTACTCTGATGATATAATAGCAACTATTGAAGCTATGAAAAAATTAGGTGCTAATATAGAGAAAAAAGATAATTATCTTTTAATTGATGGAAGTAAAACTTTTGATAAAGAATATTTAAATAATGATAGTGAAATTGATTGTAATGAGTCAGGTTCAACACTTAGATTTTTATTTCCTTTATCAATAGTAAAGGAAAATAAAATTTTATTTAAAGGTAAAGGCAAATTATTTAAAAGACCTTTAAGTCCTTACTTTGAAAATTTTGATAAATATCAAATAAAGTGTTCATCTATAAATGAAAATAAAATTTTATTAGATGGAGAATTAAAAAGTGGTGTTTATGAAATTGATGGAAATATAAGTTCTCAATTTATAACAGGTTTATTGTTTTCATTACCTTTATTAAATGGTAATTCTAAAATTATAATAAAAGGGAAATTAGAATCATCAAGTTATATAGATATAACATTAGATTGTTTAAATAAATTTGGAATAAATATTATTAACAATTCATATAAAGAATTTATAATAGAAGGTAATCAAACTTATAAGTCAGGGAATTATCAAGTTGAAGCTGATTATTCACAAGTAGCTTTCTTTTTAGTTGCAAATTCTATTGGCTCAAATATTAAAATAAATGGATTAAATGTTAATTCATTGCAAGGAGATAAAAAAATTATTGATTTCATTTCTGAAATTGACAATTGGACTAAAAATGAAAAGTTGATATTAGATGGTTCTGAAACACCTGATATAATACCAATTTTATCTTTAAAGGCTTGTATTTCAAAAAAAGAAATTGAAATTGTAAATATAGCAAGATTAAGAATAAAAGAAAGTGATAGATTGAGTGCAACTGTGCAAGAATTATCAAAATTAGGCTTTGATTTAATAGAAAAAGAAGATAGTATTTTAATTAATTCAAGGAAAAATTTTAATGAAATCTCTAATAATAGTCCTATATCTTTATCATCACATTCAGATCATAGAATTGCAATGACAGTAGCTATTGCTTCAACTTGTTATGAGGGCGAAATTATTTTAGATAATTTAGATTGTGTTAAAAAATCATATCCAAACTTTTGGGAAGTTTTCTTATCACTAGGAGGAAAAATTTATGAATACTTGGGGTAA
- the tsaB gene encoding tRNA (adenosine(37)-N6)-threonylcarbamoyltransferase complex dimerization subunit type 1 TsaB: MLILGIDTSTKICTCSIFDSENGVIAETSLSVKKNHSNIVMPIIDNLFKISDLTINDIDKIAVAIGPGSFTGVRIALGIAKGLAMALNKPLIAINELDILEAIASGNENEIIPLIDARKERVYYKYQNKYVDDYLINLTSNFDKNKKYIFVGDGAINYKNILKDNLGENAIILPMYNSFPRASILCELALNKEEANIYTLEPEYISKSRAEKHF; this comes from the coding sequence ATGCTGATTTTGGGAATTGATACTTCAACTAAAATTTGTACTTGTTCAATATTTGATAGTGAAAATGGAGTTATTGCTGAAACAAGTTTATCAGTAAAGAAAAATCACTCAAATATTGTAATGCCAATAATTGATAATTTATTTAAGATTTCAGATTTAACTATAAATGATATAGATAAAATTGCAGTTGCAATAGGACCTGGTTCATTCACAGGAGTAAGAATTGCGCTAGGGATTGCTAAGGGCTTGGCTATGGCACTTAATAAACCTTTAATTGCTATCAATGAACTTGATATTTTAGAAGCAATAGCAAGTGGTAATGAAAATGAAATTATACCTTTAATTGATGCTAGAAAAGAAAGAGTGTATTATAAATATCAAAATAAATATGTAGATGATTATTTAATTAATTTAACTTCAAACTTTGATAAAAATAAAAAATATATTTTTGTTGGAGATGGAGCAATAAATTATAAAAATATTTTAAAAGATAATTTAGGAGAGAATGCTATTATTTTACCTATGTATAATTCTTTCCCAAGAGCTTCTATTTTATGTGAGTTAGCTTTAAATAAGGAAGAAGCTAATATTTATACTTTGGAGCCTGAATATATAAGTAAATCAAGAGCAGAGAAACATTTTTAA
- the rfaE2 gene encoding D-glycero-beta-D-manno-heptose 1-phosphate adenylyltransferase, translating to MNIDRKLASELVEEAKRSGKKVVFTNGCFDILHTGHVTYLNEAKRQGDILIVGVNSDKSVKKLKGETRPINSENDRAFVLDGLKAVDYTVIFDEDTPEELIAYLKPSIHVKGGDYKKEDLPETKIVESYGGEVIILNFVEGKSTTNIIEKINKK from the coding sequence ATGAATATAGATAGAAAACTAGCTAGTGAACTTGTAGAAGAAGCAAAGAGAAGTGGAAAGAAAGTTGTATTTACAAATGGTTGTTTTGATATACTTCACACAGGACATGTAACTTACTTAAATGAAGCTAAAAGACAAGGAGATATCCTTATAGTTGGAGTTAATTCTGATAAATCAGTAAAAAAATTAAAGGGAGAAACAAGACCTATAAATTCTGAAAATGATAGAGCCTTTGTTCTTGATGGATTAAAAGCAGTTGATTACACTGTTATTTTTGATGAGGATACACCAGAAGAATTAATAGCTTATTTAAAACCATCTATCCATGTTAAAGGTGGAGATTACAAAAAAGAAGATTTACCTGAAACTAAAATTGTTGAAAGTTATGGTGGGGAAGTTATAATTTTAAATTTTGTTGAAGGAAAGTCTACAACAAATATAATAGAAAAAATTAATAAAAAATAG
- the pgsC gene encoding poly-gamma-glutamate biosynthesis protein PgsC: MINEIMVLGVILSIVFYEITEISPGGLIVPAYFALYLDNPTKIILTIFISIITYLLLKVLSNYTIIYGRRRFTVCIILSFLIKTLLKYFNIYILNENEIYFFNIAIVGIIIPGILAQEVDRNGVIKTLSSLIILSVFIKSLIEIFFMVGANV, encoded by the coding sequence ATGATAAATGAAATAATGGTATTAGGGGTTATTTTAAGTATAGTTTTCTATGAAATCACAGAAATTTCTCCAGGAGGTCTTATTGTTCCAGCTTATTTTGCTCTTTATTTAGATAATCCTACTAAAATTATTCTTACCATCTTTATAAGTATAATAACATATTTATTATTAAAGGTTCTTTCCAATTACACAATTATCTATGGAAGAAGAAGATTTACAGTATGTATTATTTTAAGTTTTTTGATAAAAACTTTATTAAAATATTTTAATATTTATATTCTTAATGAAAATGAAATATATTTTTTTAATATAGCTATTGTTGGTATAATTATTCCCGGGATTTTAGCTCAAGAAGTAGATAGGAATGGAGTTATAAAAACTTTATCTTCACTTATAATTCTTTCTGTATTTATAAAATCTTTAATTGAAATATTTTTTATGGTAGGTGCTAATGTATGA
- a CDS encoding NUDIX hydrolase has translation MNKNRILLRDRYFESAVMICIANIDGKDCFILEKRAKNIRQAGEISFPGGKKDKKDKNFRETAIRETLEELQIKRKAITNISKFGILVAATGVIIECYLCKLNIKSLDEINYSKDEVEKLLVVPVEFFIKNKAIKGEVEISNIAKFDIKKYNFPERYGKDWKIPSRYVYIYMYENEPIWGMTAEIICDFIKTLKEDGKVGFYEYR, from the coding sequence ATGAATAAAAATAGAATTTTATTAAGAGATAGATATTTTGAAAGTGCAGTAATGATTTGTATTGCAAATATTGATGGAAAAGATTGTTTTATACTTGAAAAGAGAGCAAAAAATATAAGGCAAGCAGGAGAAATTTCTTTTCCTGGCGGAAAAAAAGATAAGAAAGATAAAAATTTTAGAGAAACAGCAATAAGAGAAACTCTTGAAGAATTACAAATAAAAAGAAAAGCTATTACAAATATAAGTAAATTTGGAATTTTAGTTGCTGCCACAGGAGTTATTATTGAATGTTATCTTTGTAAATTAAATATAAAGAGTTTAGATGAAATAAACTATAGTAAAGATGAAGTAGAAAAATTATTAGTTGTTCCTGTTGAATTTTTTATAAAGAATAAAGCTATTAAAGGAGAAGTTGAAATTTCTAACATAGCAAAATTTGATATAAAAAAATATAATTTCCCAGAAAGATATGGAAAAGATTGGAAAATTCCAAGTAGATATGTTTATATTTATATGTATGAGAATGAGCCTATTTGGGGAATGACAGCTGAAATTATTTGTGATTTTATTAAAACATTAAAAGAAGATGGAAAGGTGGGTTTTTATGAATATAGATAG
- a CDS encoding DUF6305 family protein, whose product MKKIFIGLLFLLSTVSVFAAKFEKPVTLTSVGQSADVQMVKALLKKAGIEAKFDKSLTAEGIKDEKTIILAIGGSSKGLGAAGIKAEDELARAEKLIKAAKTKKIKIIGMHIGGEARRGELSDKFVKVAAPYCDYLIVVDEGNKDGIFTKMSSEKKIPIDTIPKITNAVDPLKKAFE is encoded by the coding sequence ATGAAAAAAATTTTTATAGGATTATTATTTTTATTATCAACAGTATCTGTATTTGCTGCAAAATTTGAAAAACCTGTTACACTTACATCAGTTGGACAAAGTGCCGATGTGCAAATGGTTAAAGCCTTGTTAAAAAAGGCTGGAATTGAAGCTAAATTTGATAAGTCTTTGACAGCAGAAGGAATAAAAGATGAAAAAACAATTATTTTAGCAATAGGAGGAAGTTCAAAAGGATTGGGAGCCGCTGGAATAAAAGCAGAAGATGAACTTGCAAGAGCTGAAAAATTAATAAAAGCAGCTAAGACTAAAAAAATAAAAATAATTGGAATGCATATAGGTGGTGAAGCAAGAAGAGGTGAATTATCTGATAAGTTCGTTAAAGTTGCTGCTCCATATTGTGATTATTTAATAGTAGTTGATGAAGGAAATAAGGATGGTATATTTACAAAGATGTCTTCTGAAAAAAAGATACCTATAGATACTATTCCAAAAATTACTAATGCTGTTGATCCTTTAAAAAAAGCATTTGAATAA
- the aroC gene encoding chorismate synthase, giving the protein MNTWGNKIRLSIFGESHGEAIGIVIDGLEAGTKLNLENINKFIERRKAGKSSFTTSRKEKDEYKILSGYKDGYTTGAPLCVIFENTNTISKDYENLKDLLRPNHADYPAGIKFKGFNDVRGGGHFSGRMTLPLTFAGAIAIDILGEKGIKIFSHIKRILDIKDKSFLDFKEKDLEKFENLKESSLPFIENDLEDKTKELLEKIKLSGNSVGGEIECSCFNLPIGLGNPFFDSLESKISHLAFSVPAIKGISFGIGFDFANILGSEANDLYYLDNNEIKTRTNNNGGILGGLSTGMPLVFSVVVKPTSSISLEQKTVNIKEMKEDILKINGRHDTCIVPRVLPVIEAIMALAILDEIL; this is encoded by the coding sequence ATGAATACTTGGGGTAATAAAATAAGATTATCTATTTTTGGTGAATCTCATGGAGAAGCAATAGGAATAGTTATAGATGGTTTAGAAGCTGGAACAAAATTGAATTTAGAGAATATAAATAAATTTATTGAAAGAAGAAAAGCTGGAAAATCTTCTTTTACTACTTCAAGAAAAGAAAAAGATGAGTATAAAATTTTAAGTGGCTATAAAGATGGTTACACAACTGGTGCTCCTCTTTGTGTGATATTTGAAAATACAAATACAATTTCCAAAGATTATGAAAATTTAAAAGATTTATTAAGACCTAATCATGCTGATTATCCAGCTGGTATAAAGTTTAAAGGCTTTAATGATGTTAGAGGTGGAGGACATTTTTCTGGAAGAATGACTTTACCTTTGACTTTTGCTGGTGCTATTGCAATAGACATTTTAGGAGAAAAAGGAATTAAAATATTTTCTCATATAAAAAGAATTTTAGATATAAAAGATAAAAGTTTCTTAGATTTTAAAGAAAAAGATTTGGAAAAATTTGAAAATTTAAAAGAAAGTTCTTTACCATTTATAGAAAATGATTTAGAAGATAAAACAAAAGAATTATTAGAAAAAATAAAATTATCTGGAAATTCAGTTGGTGGAGAAATAGAATGTTCTTGTTTTAATCTACCTATTGGATTAGGTAATCCTTTCTTTGATAGTTTAGAAAGTAAAATTTCTCATTTAGCTTTTTCTGTTCCTGCTATAAAAGGAATTTCTTTTGGGATAGGTTTTGACTTTGCAAATATTTTAGGCTCAGAAGCTAATGATTTATATTATTTAGATAATAATGAAATAAAAACCAGAACTAATAATAATGGTGGGATTTTAGGAGGACTTTCAACTGGAATGCCACTTGTATTCTCTGTTGTAGTAAAACCTACTTCATCTATAAGTTTAGAACAAAAAACTGTAAATATAAAAGAGATGAAAGAAGATATTTTAAAAATAAATGGTAGACATGATACTTGTATAGTTCCAAGAGTATTGCCAGTGATTGAAGCTATTATGGCACTAGCAATACTTGATGAGATACTATAA
- a CDS encoding succinylglutamate desuccinylase/aspartoacylase family protein codes for MKGNKITGIIMIFLSLVITFIAGKEFLKTRELEPIVKSDGVTSMQKLSDYLPALKGTRGDSDIYILQGKEPGGSVLILGGTHPNEPAAFLTTVLLVENLKVDKGTVYIIPRANGSAMSHNDPQEASPQRFTIETPYGERWFRFGSRATNPLDQWPDPDVYIHAASGQKLSGNETRNLNRAYPGRADGTYTEKIAYAITELIKKNDINMEIDLHEASPEYPVINAIVAHERAMPISSQVVMNMEFEDIQIGLEPSPPSLHGLTHRELGDYTNTYAVLMETANASQGRLRGKTDENLVLTGKDPTYVKAQKIGRLFVPYDENGHPIEERVGRHLTGVVQHIIVMGENEPDKEIIIEGLPSYEDLQKNGVGTYLKEVKEDK; via the coding sequence ATGAAAGGAAACAAAATAACAGGAATTATAATGATTTTTCTTTCTCTCGTTATTACATTTATAGCAGGAAAAGAGTTTTTAAAAACAAGAGAATTAGAACCAATTGTTAAAAGTGATGGAGTAACATCTATGCAGAAATTAAGTGATTATCTTCCTGCATTAAAAGGAACTCGTGGAGATAGTGATATTTATATATTACAAGGAAAAGAGCCTGGAGGATCTGTTCTTATATTAGGTGGAACACACCCTAATGAGCCAGCAGCTTTTTTAACAACTGTTCTATTAGTTGAAAATTTAAAAGTTGATAAAGGTACAGTGTATATTATTCCAAGGGCTAATGGAAGTGCAATGTCTCATAATGATCCTCAAGAAGCTTCTCCACAAAGATTTACAATAGAAACACCTTATGGAGAAAGATGGTTTAGATTTGGTTCAAGAGCAACAAATCCATTAGATCAGTGGCCAGATCCTGATGTATATATACATGCTGCTTCTGGACAAAAATTATCAGGAAATGAAACAAGAAATCTTAACAGAGCTTATCCAGGAAGAGCTGATGGGACATATACAGAAAAAATTGCTTATGCTATAACTGAATTAATTAAGAAAAATGATATAAATATGGAAATAGATCTTCATGAAGCTTCTCCAGAATATCCAGTAATTAATGCTATAGTTGCTCATGAAAGAGCTATGCCTATTTCTTCACAAGTTGTTATGAATATGGAATTTGAAGATATTCAAATAGGTTTAGAACCTTCTCCACCTTCGCTACATGGACTTACTCATAGAGAACTCGGAGATTATACTAATACTTATGCAGTATTGATGGAAACAGCCAATGCATCTCAAGGAAGACTTAGAGGGAAAACTGATGAAAATCTTGTACTTACTGGAAAAGATCCTACATATGTAAAAGCTCAAAAAATTGGTAGACTTTTTGTTCCTTATGATGAGAATGGACATCCAATAGAGGAAAGAGTTGGAAGACACTTAACAGGGGTAGTTCAACATATAATTGTTATGGGAGAAAATGAACCTGATAAAGAAATTATAATTGAAGGACTTCCTTCTTATGAAGATTTACAAAAAAATGGTGTGGGCACTTATCTAAAAGAAGTTAAAGAGGATAAATAA